The proteins below are encoded in one region of candidate division KSB1 bacterium:
- a CDS encoding alpha/beta hydrolase: MAKRIMLAVLAAVLVLVVLGVIFFLLSAGRPLYQPGMVRAEKGLRAPLQPQAQTAGDQLWLVEPEVKLFHFEEGSGPVILVLHGGPGYPYVGPPPGFHQLADHHRMIYYHQRGCGNSTRPVDKFTPKSFYRNMLSLDKALGLGAQIADIERIRRILGEEKLTLVGHSFGAFLAALYAAEFPEHVRALVLISPAQLLQFPGPGNLLDEVRTLLPEELKGEYDSYLRQYLDFKELFARSEGELIGLNARFTRFYLAAAKAKGMPVPTTLRFHGNGGWMVQALYLSMGKKHDYRAALKRVTAPVLILHGGRDIQPVEASAVYAQALPNAELRTLPEAGHFLFADAPDQFAAMVKDFLDQHP; encoded by the coding sequence GTGGCGAAAAGGATCATGCTAGCCGTACTAGCCGCCGTCCTCGTTCTTGTGGTTCTGGGCGTGATCTTTTTCCTGCTCAGCGCAGGGCGGCCTCTGTACCAGCCCGGGATGGTTCGCGCGGAAAAGGGGTTGCGCGCTCCGCTTCAGCCTCAGGCGCAGACGGCCGGTGACCAGCTTTGGTTGGTGGAGCCCGAGGTAAAGCTCTTCCATTTCGAGGAAGGAAGCGGGCCAGTTATCCTCGTTCTCCACGGTGGGCCGGGCTATCCCTACGTGGGGCCTCCCCCTGGGTTCCATCAGCTTGCTGACCACCACCGCATGATCTACTACCACCAGCGGGGCTGCGGCAACTCCACGCGTCCGGTGGACAAGTTTACACCCAAAAGCTTCTATCGGAACATGCTGAGTCTGGACAAGGCGCTCGGCCTGGGTGCACAGATCGCCGATATCGAAAGGATCCGCCGCATCCTTGGCGAGGAGAAGTTGACCCTGGTGGGGCACTCCTTCGGAGCGTTCCTGGCCGCGCTCTATGCAGCCGAGTTCCCTGAGCACGTGCGCGCTCTGGTCCTGATTTCGCCGGCGCAACTTCTCCAGTTTCCTGGTCCCGGAAACTTGCTCGACGAAGTAAGAACGCTCCTTCCGGAAGAGCTGAAGGGCGAGTATGACTCCTACCTGCGGCAATACCTGGATTTCAAGGAGCTCTTTGCGCGCAGTGAGGGGGAACTCATCGGGTTGAACGCGCGCTTTACTCGCTTTTACCTGGCGGCCGCCAAGGCAAAGGGGATGCCCGTACCTACCACGCTGCGCTTCCATGGGAATGGGGGGTGGATGGTGCAGGCGCTGTACTTGAGCATGGGCAAAAAGCATGACTATCGCGCTGCACTCAAACGGGTGACGGCCCCGGTGTTGATTCTGCACGGGGGGCGGGACATCCAACCTGTGGAGGCCAGCGCCGTGTATGCGCAGGCATTGCCGAACGCCGAGCTTCGCACGCTGCCAGAGGCTGGACACTTCCTTTTTGCCGATGCTCCAGACCAGTTCGCCGCCATGGTCAAGGATTTTCTGGACCAGCATCCATGA
- a CDS encoding beta-lactamase family protein — MKRSFGGWIGGVLAGCLFLSCLHGHRWSLPERIDEYMQRVAARGFSGALLVAKGQQIILAKGYGFADRERKLPVTPRTVFTVGSITKQFTAAAILKLYELGKLDLRDPIDRYFPNVPPDKAGITLHHLLTHTAGFPDAIGDDFEPISREEFVALALRTPLLFLPGERYHYSNVGYSLLGAIIEQLTDTSYERFLHDALFVPAGMKETGYVLPAWRESQLAHGYRGARDWGTLRDHRWASDGPYWHLRANGGILSTIGDLYKWHVALESGRVLPDTLHDLLYRPYVREGPEANSFYGYGWALFTTSRGTRLVAHNGGNGIFSADFLRFLDEDVVVICLANVAGKPAWQASETVARIVFGEPYELPAEKVEALPLPLRGASPMEGHALALLRLLNQGDTTAVAEVLEAHFAPAYQQPERLARLRSFVQRVGSRQAPLTVVQAEKVGDTSLELTLRSEKTGNWWLLTVDFAEDSLHRITGMRMVDTAPLEGP; from the coding sequence GTGAAAAGAAGTTTCGGCGGTTGGATCGGGGGTGTGCTTGCGGGTTGTCTCTTCCTTTCTTGCCTCCATGGTCATCGTTGGTCTTTGCCAGAGCGAATTGACGAGTACATGCAACGCGTGGCGGCGCGAGGGTTCTCCGGCGCCCTGCTTGTGGCAAAAGGGCAACAGATTATCTTGGCCAAAGGGTACGGGTTCGCCGACCGCGAACGAAAGCTGCCGGTGACGCCGCGCACTGTCTTTACCGTGGGATCGATCACCAAGCAATTTACGGCTGCGGCCATCTTGAAACTCTATGAGCTCGGCAAGCTTGACCTCCGAGACCCCATCGATCGATATTTCCCCAATGTGCCGCCTGACAAGGCAGGCATCACACTCCACCACCTTTTGACTCATACCGCCGGCTTCCCCGACGCCATCGGCGACGACTTTGAGCCCATTAGCCGGGAGGAGTTCGTGGCCCTCGCACTGCGCACCCCACTGCTCTTTTTGCCTGGCGAACGGTACCATTACTCTAACGTCGGCTACAGCCTGCTCGGCGCCATCATCGAACAGCTCACTGACACCTCCTACGAGCGCTTTCTGCACGATGCCCTCTTCGTTCCCGCTGGAATGAAGGAGACGGGCTACGTACTTCCTGCCTGGAGAGAAAGTCAGCTTGCCCACGGCTACCGCGGAGCTCGCGACTGGGGAACCCTGCGTGACCACCGGTGGGCGAGCGACGGCCCCTATTGGCACCTGCGGGCCAATGGCGGCATCCTGTCCACCATTGGAGATTTGTACAAATGGCACGTGGCGCTTGAAAGTGGCAGGGTGTTGCCGGACACGCTGCACGACTTGCTGTATCGGCCTTACGTACGGGAAGGCCCGGAAGCCAACTCGTTCTACGGTTATGGCTGGGCACTTTTCACCACTTCGCGGGGAACGCGCCTTGTCGCTCACAACGGGGGCAACGGCATCTTTTCCGCCGACTTCCTGCGCTTTCTTGACGAGGACGTGGTAGTGATTTGCCTAGCCAACGTGGCAGGCAAACCAGCATGGCAGGCGAGCGAGACGGTGGCGCGTATCGTGTTCGGGGAGCCCTATGAGCTGCCTGCGGAAAAGGTCGAGGCGCTTCCGCTGCCACTTCGCGGAGCTTCTCCCATGGAGGGTCACGCCCTGGCTCTGCTCCGCCTGCTGAACCAGGGTGACACAACCGCAGTTGCCGAAGTGTTGGAGGCCCACTTTGCGCCCGCCTACCAACAGCCGGAAAGACTGGCGCGCCTGCGCTCCTTTGTCCAGCGTGTAGGGTCTCGCCAGGCACCGCTCACAGTGGTACAAGCGGAAAAGGTCGGAGACACCTCCTTGGAGCTCACGCTCCGCTCTGAAAAGACCGGCAACTGGTGGTTGCTAACGGTCGACTTTGCGGAGGACTCGCTCCACCGCATCACAGGCATGCGCATGGTGGACACGGCGCCGCTTGAAGGTCCATGA